The following are encoded together in the Microbacterium hatanonis genome:
- the pheS gene encoding phenylalanine--tRNA ligase subunit alpha, with protein sequence MSDAPEITPEAVAAAVDAALAAIAAATTTADLKAARAAHTAEGSPLARLNAGLRQVAPENKAEFGKLVGQARGRVTQALAAREGELAEAETAAKLESERVDITALPRRARVGARHPISLLQEQISDIFVGMGWEIAEGPELEHEWFNFDALNFDVDHPARQMQDTFFVDPVDRHLVMRTHTSPVQVRSMLERDLPIYVLCPGRVYRTDEFDATHLPVFTQFEGLVVDKGITMANLKGTLDHAARVLFGPEAKTRFRANFFPFTEPSAELDLWHPTFKGGARWIEWGGCGMVNPNVLRAAGIDPEVYSGFAFGMGIERTLMFRSDVQDMRDMAEGDVRFSEQFGMVV encoded by the coding sequence GTGTCCGATGCCCCCGAGATCACCCCTGAAGCGGTAGCCGCCGCGGTCGATGCCGCCCTGGCTGCCATTGCCGCCGCGACCACCACCGCCGACCTCAAGGCCGCGCGTGCGGCGCACACCGCGGAAGGCTCGCCCCTGGCGCGGCTGAACGCGGGGCTTCGCCAGGTCGCCCCCGAGAACAAAGCCGAGTTCGGCAAGCTCGTCGGGCAGGCCCGCGGCCGCGTGACCCAGGCGCTCGCTGCCCGGGAGGGCGAGCTCGCCGAGGCCGAGACCGCCGCGAAGCTCGAGTCCGAGCGCGTCGACATCACCGCCCTGCCCCGCCGCGCGCGCGTGGGTGCGCGGCATCCGATCTCGCTCCTGCAGGAGCAGATCTCGGACATCTTCGTCGGCATGGGATGGGAGATCGCCGAAGGGCCCGAGCTCGAGCACGAGTGGTTCAACTTCGACGCGCTCAACTTCGACGTCGACCACCCGGCGCGTCAGATGCAGGACACGTTCTTCGTCGACCCGGTCGACCGCCACCTCGTCATGCGCACGCACACGTCGCCGGTGCAGGTGCGCTCGATGCTCGAGCGCGATCTGCCCATCTACGTGCTGTGCCCCGGGCGGGTCTACCGCACCGACGAGTTCGACGCCACCCACCTGCCCGTGTTCACCCAGTTCGAAGGACTCGTCGTCGACAAGGGCATCACGATGGCGAACCTCAAGGGCACCCTCGATCATGCCGCCCGCGTGCTCTTCGGACCCGAGGCGAAGACCCGGTTCCGTGCGAACTTCTTCCCCTTCACCGAACCGAGCGCCGAGCTCGACCTGTGGCACCCGACCTTCAAGGGCGGAGCGCGCTGGATCGAGTGGGGCGGCTGCGGGATGGTCAACCCGAACGTTCTGCGCGCGGCCGGCATCGACCCGGAGGTGTACTCCGGTTTCGCGTTCGGAATGGGGATCGAGCGGACGCTGATGTTCCGCAGCGACGTGCAAGACATGCGCGACATGGCCGAGGGCGATGTGCGCTTCAGCGAACAGTTCGGAATGGTGGTCTGA
- the pheT gene encoding phenylalanine--tRNA ligase subunit beta, whose protein sequence is MRVPLSWLREFVDVAPEATPEDVLASLVRVGFEEEDVHGFELKGPIVVGEVLEFVEEPQSNGKTIRWCQVDVGEDSPRGVVCGAGNFFPGDKVVVTLPGSVLPGPFPIAARKTYGHVSDGMIASAKELGLGQEHSGILRLVELGIDAPAGTDAIALLGLDDVAVEINVTPDRGYALSLRGVAREYSHATGAAFRDPGAGHADAAARTPSGFSIVVDDRLPIRGRVGATEFVARIVRDVDATRPTPAWMIARLSLAGIRSLGVLIDITNYVMLELGQPIHGYDLDALTGGITVRRAEPGEKLETLDGQVRTLHPEDLLITDESGPIGLAGVMGGGPTEMGDATRNVLIEAATFDTVSIARTARRHKLPSEASRRFERGVDPLVPFVAAERVAELMVQLAGGTLDTELGGSLSATYERAAIALPRGFVSGLIGVDYTDEQIAAALRLVGCDVDTSVEPWAVVPPSWRPDVTDKWTLAEEVARIEGYDLIPSVLPVPPSGRGLTTAQQGRRRVSNALAAAGYVETPSFPFTTEEQNDLHGSPSGEHLPSVKMANPLDGQAPFLRRSLIPALLQAAHRNVARGLTDLAVFETGAVFLPEPGVTYGTDTVPPLGVRPDAATLVALDASIPPQRRHVAVLLTGPIVDKQPGQPAVTAGLADAIDAVRIIAGAAGVEIGLAQTTRAALHPGRAGVVTVGATEVGYVGELLPAVSEAADLPGRVVVAELDLDLLLTLGGDRVVAASLSGFPAATQDVSLVVDASLPAGDVRAALVDGAGGLLESLRLVDDYRGQGLPDGSKSLTFALRFRAPDRTLTAAEASEARLAGVAVAAERFGATLRE, encoded by the coding sequence ATGCGCGTCCCGCTCTCCTGGTTGCGCGAGTTCGTCGACGTCGCCCCCGAGGCCACGCCCGAAGACGTGCTCGCCTCGCTCGTGCGCGTCGGTTTCGAAGAGGAGGACGTCCACGGGTTCGAGCTGAAGGGTCCGATCGTCGTCGGCGAGGTGCTCGAGTTCGTCGAGGAGCCGCAGTCCAACGGCAAGACGATCCGCTGGTGCCAGGTCGACGTCGGAGAGGACTCCCCGCGAGGGGTCGTCTGCGGCGCGGGCAACTTCTTCCCCGGCGACAAGGTCGTCGTGACCCTGCCGGGCTCCGTGCTGCCGGGTCCGTTCCCGATCGCTGCGCGCAAGACCTACGGGCACGTCTCGGACGGCATGATCGCCTCGGCGAAGGAGCTCGGGCTCGGCCAGGAGCACTCCGGCATCCTGCGTCTGGTCGAACTCGGCATCGACGCGCCCGCCGGCACCGACGCAATCGCGCTCCTCGGACTCGACGACGTCGCGGTGGAGATCAACGTCACCCCCGACCGCGGCTACGCGCTGTCGCTGCGCGGCGTGGCGCGGGAGTACTCGCACGCCACGGGAGCCGCTTTCCGCGATCCCGGAGCGGGACACGCGGATGCGGCGGCCCGCACCCCGTCCGGATTCTCGATCGTCGTCGACGACCGCCTCCCCATCCGGGGCCGGGTGGGCGCGACGGAGTTCGTCGCGCGCATCGTGCGCGACGTGGATGCGACACGGCCCACCCCGGCGTGGATGATCGCGCGGCTCTCGCTCGCGGGCATCCGCTCGCTCGGCGTACTCATCGACATCACCAACTACGTGATGCTCGAGCTCGGCCAGCCGATCCACGGCTACGACCTCGACGCGCTCACCGGCGGCATCACGGTGCGTCGCGCGGAGCCGGGGGAGAAGCTCGAGACCCTCGACGGTCAGGTGCGCACGCTCCACCCCGAAGACCTCCTGATCACCGACGAGTCGGGGCCCATCGGCCTGGCCGGGGTGATGGGCGGCGGTCCGACGGAGATGGGCGACGCGACCCGCAACGTGCTCATCGAAGCAGCCACCTTCGACACGGTCTCGATCGCGCGCACCGCTCGCCGTCACAAGCTGCCGTCCGAAGCATCCCGTCGTTTCGAACGCGGCGTCGACCCGCTCGTACCGTTCGTCGCCGCCGAACGCGTCGCCGAACTCATGGTGCAGCTCGCCGGCGGCACGCTCGACACCGAACTCGGCGGATCGCTGTCGGCGACCTACGAGCGCGCAGCGATCGCCCTGCCGCGGGGCTTCGTCTCGGGTCTCATCGGCGTCGACTACACCGACGAGCAGATCGCCGCGGCCCTGCGTCTCGTCGGCTGCGACGTCGACACCTCCGTCGAACCGTGGGCCGTCGTGCCGCCGTCGTGGCGTCCCGATGTGACCGACAAGTGGACGCTCGCCGAGGAGGTGGCGCGCATCGAAGGGTACGACCTCATCCCGTCGGTCCTGCCCGTGCCGCCCTCGGGCCGTGGCCTCACCACCGCGCAGCAGGGTCGTCGCCGGGTCTCGAACGCGCTGGCGGCCGCGGGCTACGTCGAGACGCCGTCGTTCCCCTTCACGACCGAGGAGCAGAACGACCTGCACGGCTCGCCCAGCGGCGAGCACCTCCCGAGCGTCAAGATGGCGAACCCGCTCGACGGGCAGGCGCCGTTCCTGCGCCGGTCGCTCATACCCGCACTGCTGCAGGCGGCGCATCGCAACGTCGCCCGTGGCCTGACCGACCTCGCGGTCTTCGAGACCGGTGCGGTGTTCCTCCCCGAGCCCGGCGTGACGTACGGCACCGACACGGTGCCGCCGCTGGGCGTGCGTCCGGACGCGGCGACCCTCGTCGCGCTCGACGCATCCATTCCTCCGCAGCGCCGTCACGTCGCCGTGCTCCTCACGGGTCCGATCGTCGACAAGCAGCCCGGTCAGCCGGCCGTCACGGCCGGGCTCGCCGACGCGATCGACGCCGTGCGGATCATCGCCGGTGCTGCGGGCGTCGAGATCGGGCTGGCGCAGACCACCCGGGCGGCGCTTCACCCGGGTCGCGCGGGCGTGGTCACGGTGGGCGCGACCGAGGTCGGCTACGTCGGCGAGCTGCTGCCCGCCGTGTCGGAGGCCGCCGACCTCCCCGGTCGCGTCGTCGTCGCCGAGCTCGACCTCGACCTGCTCCTGACGCTCGGCGGAGACCGCGTCGTCGCCGCATCGCTCTCGGGGTTCCCCGCCGCGACGCAGGACGTGTCGCTCGTCGTCGACGCGAGCCTTCCCGCGGGCGACGTGCGCGCCGCGCTGGTGGACGGTGCCGGCGGCCTGCTCGAGTCGCTCCGCCTGGTCGACGACTACCGCGGCCAGGGCCTCCCCGACGGCAGCAAGAGCCTCACGTTCGCGCTGCGGTTCCGCGCGCCCGACCGCACCCTCACCGCCGCCGAGGCGTCGGAGGCGCGTCTGGCGGGCGTGGCCGTCGCCGCCGAGCGCTTCGGCGCGACGCTGCGGGAATAG
- the argC gene encoding N-acetyl-gamma-glutamyl-phosphate reductase, whose amino-acid sequence MTYSVAVSGASGYAGGEILRLLAAHPDIEIRTVTAHSNAGQPLVRHQPHLRSLSHLTLQDTTPEVLAGHDIVVLALPHGQSGQYTDALADTPIVIDAGADHRLTDASAWAQFYGGDFHAPWTYGVPELVVDGAKQRELLAGATRIAAPGCNASTVALSLAPGVAAGVIDPSDIVTVLAVGPSGAGKSLKTNLLASEILGSANPYAVGGSHRHIPEIRQALVGAGAVGDVRISFTPVLVPMARGILATSTAPIAPGVSDAQIREAWADAYAGEAFVQLLDEGEFPRTADVLGANTALLGLAIDRAANRVVVVAAVDNLVKGTAGAAVQSLNIALGLPEDRALTVNGVAP is encoded by the coding sequence ATGACCTATTCGGTCGCCGTATCCGGCGCATCCGGCTATGCCGGCGGCGAGATCCTGCGCCTGCTCGCCGCGCACCCCGACATCGAGATCCGCACCGTCACGGCGCACTCGAACGCCGGCCAGCCGCTCGTTCGTCACCAGCCGCACCTGCGCTCCCTCTCGCACCTGACGCTGCAGGACACCACGCCCGAGGTGCTCGCCGGCCACGACATCGTCGTGCTCGCGCTCCCGCACGGGCAGTCGGGGCAGTACACCGATGCGCTGGCCGACACCCCGATCGTGATCGACGCGGGCGCCGACCACCGCCTCACCGACGCGTCGGCCTGGGCGCAGTTCTACGGCGGCGACTTCCACGCCCCGTGGACGTACGGCGTGCCCGAACTGGTCGTCGACGGCGCCAAGCAGCGCGAACTGCTCGCGGGTGCGACGCGGATCGCCGCGCCCGGATGCAATGCCTCCACGGTCGCCCTGAGCCTCGCGCCGGGCGTGGCCGCGGGAGTGATCGATCCGTCCGACATCGTCACGGTGCTCGCCGTCGGTCCGTCGGGGGCGGGCAAGAGCCTCAAGACCAACCTCCTCGCCAGCGAGATCCTCGGCTCGGCGAACCCTTATGCCGTCGGCGGCTCCCATCGGCACATCCCCGAGATCCGGCAGGCGCTCGTCGGCGCCGGCGCTGTCGGCGATGTGCGCATCTCCTTCACGCCCGTGCTCGTGCCGATGGCGCGGGGCATCCTCGCGACGAGCACCGCACCGATCGCCCCGGGCGTCTCCGACGCGCAGATCCGCGAGGCCTGGGCCGATGCGTACGCCGGCGAGGCCTTCGTCCAGCTGCTCGACGAGGGCGAGTTCCCCCGGACGGCCGACGTGCTGGGTGCGAACACCGCTCTTCTCGGCCTCGCGATCGACCGGGCGGCGAACCGCGTGGTCGTCGTCGCCGCGGTCGACAACCTCGTCAAAGGCACCGCCGGCGCCGCCGTGCAGTCCCTCAACATCGCGCTCGGTCTTCCCGAAGACCGCGCCCTCACCGTGAACGGAGTCGCCCCGTGA
- the argJ gene encoding bifunctional glutamate N-acetyltransferase/amino-acid acetyltransferase ArgJ translates to MSVTAPAGFDAAGVAVGLKSSGKRDVALVVNRGPLKVGAAVFTSNRAKANPILWSEQVIRDGVVEAIVLNSGGANCFTGAFGFQTTHLTAERVGELLEVGAGDVLVCSTGLIGTGDEVFRAKVLEGVAQSVAALDAESGQAAAEAIMTTDSVSKTVVRSEDGWTIGGMAKGAGMLAPGLATMLVVLTTDAVLDAADADAHLRAATRVSFDRLDSDGCMSTNDQVTLLASGASGVVPDPDAFRRALTEVCLDLAVQLQADAEGASHSIRITVVHAATEDEAVEVARSVARNNLFKAAIFGNDPNWGRVLAAIGTTQAQFDPYAVDVEMNGVRVCSNGGPDRPREEVDLTPRETEVVIDLKVGDATATIYTNDLTHDYVHENSAYSS, encoded by the coding sequence GTGAGCGTGACCGCCCCCGCAGGATTCGACGCGGCCGGAGTGGCCGTCGGCCTCAAATCGTCGGGAAAGCGCGACGTCGCCCTCGTTGTCAACCGCGGACCGCTCAAGGTCGGCGCCGCGGTCTTCACCTCCAACCGGGCGAAGGCGAACCCCATCCTGTGGTCGGAACAGGTCATCCGCGACGGTGTCGTGGAGGCCATCGTGCTCAACTCCGGCGGGGCCAACTGCTTCACGGGGGCGTTCGGCTTCCAGACCACGCACCTCACGGCCGAACGGGTGGGCGAACTGCTCGAGGTGGGCGCAGGCGATGTGCTCGTCTGCTCGACAGGACTCATCGGCACCGGCGACGAGGTCTTCCGTGCCAAGGTGCTCGAGGGCGTCGCCCAGAGCGTCGCGGCGCTCGACGCCGAGAGCGGGCAGGCCGCCGCCGAGGCGATCATGACGACCGACTCGGTGTCGAAGACCGTCGTGCGCAGCGAGGACGGGTGGACGATCGGCGGTATGGCGAAGGGTGCCGGGATGCTGGCGCCGGGCCTGGCCACGATGCTGGTCGTGCTGACGACCGATGCCGTGCTCGACGCGGCCGACGCCGACGCGCACCTGCGTGCCGCCACCCGGGTGAGCTTCGACCGGCTCGACTCCGACGGCTGCATGTCGACGAACGACCAGGTCACCCTGCTCGCGAGCGGGGCCTCGGGCGTCGTCCCCGACCCCGATGCCTTCCGGCGCGCGCTGACCGAGGTCTGCCTCGACCTGGCCGTGCAGCTGCAGGCCGACGCCGAGGGCGCGAGCCACAGCATCCGGATCACCGTCGTCCACGCGGCCACCGAAGACGAGGCCGTCGAGGTGGCGCGCTCCGTCGCGCGCAACAACCTCTTCAAAGCCGCGATCTTCGGCAACGACCCCAACTGGGGCCGGGTGCTGGCCGCGATCGGCACGACGCAGGCGCAGTTCGACCCCTACGCGGTCGACGTCGAGATGAACGGGGTGCGCGTGTGCTCGAACGGCGGGCCCGACCGGCCCCGCGAGGAGGTCGACCTGACGCCTCGCGAGACGGAGGTCGTCATCGACCTCAAGGTCGGCGACGCCACCGCGACGATCTACACGAACGACCTCACGCACGACTACGTCCACGAGAACAGCGCCTACTCCTCATGA
- the argB gene encoding acetylglutamate kinase translates to MSDIDLQDTDPATASARAATMVESLPWLQKFRDQIVVVKYGGNAMVSDELQDAFAADIAYLRYVGVKPVVVHGGGPQISSMLDRLAIPSEFKGGYRVTSTEAISVVRMVLTGQINPQLVAKINAHGPLATGLSGEDAGLFGGRRRGVTVEGVEHDLGRVGDVVSVDPRPVLDHLDAGRIPVVSSIAPDLDHPGHSLNVNADAAAAALAVALGATKLVVLTDVAGLYADWPNRESLVSHLDSTELRAMLPRLESGMIPKMQACLDAVDGGVPTAAIVDGRVPHSVLVELFTSKGIGTEVVA, encoded by the coding sequence ATGAGCGACATCGACCTGCAAGACACCGATCCCGCGACCGCCAGTGCGCGGGCGGCCACCATGGTGGAGTCGCTGCCCTGGCTGCAGAAGTTCCGCGACCAGATCGTCGTGGTCAAGTACGGCGGGAACGCGATGGTCAGCGACGAGCTGCAAGACGCCTTCGCGGCAGACATCGCCTACCTCCGCTACGTCGGCGTGAAGCCCGTCGTCGTGCACGGCGGTGGTCCTCAGATCTCGTCCATGCTCGACCGGCTGGCCATCCCGAGCGAGTTCAAGGGCGGCTACCGCGTCACCTCGACCGAGGCGATCAGCGTCGTGCGCATGGTGCTCACCGGGCAGATCAATCCCCAGCTCGTCGCGAAGATCAATGCGCACGGGCCCCTCGCAACGGGGCTCAGCGGCGAGGACGCCGGACTCTTCGGCGGTCGGCGCCGCGGTGTCACCGTCGAAGGCGTCGAGCACGACCTCGGACGAGTGGGCGACGTCGTGTCGGTCGACCCGCGCCCCGTGCTCGACCACCTCGACGCGGGCCGCATCCCGGTCGTCTCGAGCATCGCCCCCGACCTGGATCACCCGGGTCACTCGCTCAACGTGAACGCGGATGCGGCGGCCGCGGCGCTCGCCGTGGCGCTCGGCGCGACGAAGCTCGTCGTGCTCACCGACGTCGCGGGCCTGTACGCCGACTGGCCGAACCGGGAGTCGCTGGTCTCGCACCTGGATTCGACCGAACTGCGCGCGATGCTGCCGCGGCTCGAGTCGGGCATGATCCCGAAGATGCAGGCGTGCCTCGACGCCGTCGACGGCGGTGTGCCGACGGCCGCCATCGTCGATGGACGCGTGCCGCACTCGGTGCTCGTCGAACTGTTCACCAGCAAGGGAATCGGAACGGAGGTCGTCGCATGA
- a CDS encoding acetylornithine transaminase, with product MTDTTWQEDAGRDLVRSFGDRMALFVRGEGSHLFDDAGRRYLDFLAGIAVDSLGHAHPVFVDAVSRQAATLAHVSNYFATPPQLALAARLKRLAGTGPEGRVYFGNSGAEANEAAFKLARLHGGSARPRILTLKGGFHGRTMGTLALTGKPALQADFLPMTPGVEHIDATIEALEAALDDRVAAVLVEPIQGEAGVVELPEGYLTAARRLTEASGSLLIIDEIQTGAGRTGEWFAFQRAGIVPDAITLAKGMGGGFPIGALVTFGHASDLFFPGTHGSTFGGNALATAVAGAVLDEIERADLVQNAAARGEQLRAGITGLGSPLVGGIRGAGLLLGVALTHPVAKAVVAAAQEHGLIVNAANDDTIRLAPPLTIGDAEVNEFLALFDASLATVRDALILDETPDATPDTPAEVPA from the coding sequence ATGACCGACACCACCTGGCAGGAAGACGCCGGACGCGACCTCGTGCGGAGCTTCGGCGACCGCATGGCGTTGTTCGTGCGCGGCGAAGGCTCCCACCTCTTCGACGACGCGGGGCGTCGTTACCTCGACTTCCTCGCCGGTATCGCCGTCGATTCGCTCGGGCACGCGCACCCGGTGTTCGTCGACGCGGTCTCGCGGCAGGCGGCGACCCTCGCGCACGTCTCGAACTACTTCGCCACCCCGCCTCAGCTCGCGCTCGCCGCTCGGCTGAAGCGTCTCGCCGGCACGGGACCGGAGGGCCGGGTCTACTTCGGCAACTCCGGGGCCGAGGCCAACGAAGCGGCCTTCAAACTGGCGCGCCTGCACGGCGGCTCGGCCAGGCCCCGCATCCTGACGCTCAAGGGCGGCTTCCACGGACGCACCATGGGAACCCTCGCGCTCACCGGCAAGCCGGCGCTCCAGGCGGACTTCCTCCCGATGACCCCCGGCGTCGAGCACATCGATGCGACGATCGAGGCGCTCGAGGCGGCGCTCGACGACCGCGTCGCCGCCGTGCTCGTCGAGCCGATCCAGGGCGAGGCCGGCGTCGTCGAGCTGCCCGAGGGCTACCTGACCGCCGCTCGGCGGTTGACCGAAGCATCCGGATCACTCCTCATCATCGACGAGATCCAGACCGGTGCCGGGCGCACGGGGGAGTGGTTCGCCTTCCAGCGCGCCGGTATCGTGCCCGATGCGATCACGCTCGCCAAGGGCATGGGCGGCGGGTTCCCGATCGGCGCCCTCGTCACCTTCGGCCACGCGAGCGACCTGTTCTTCCCCGGGACCCACGGTTCCACCTTCGGCGGCAACGCTCTGGCGACGGCCGTCGCCGGCGCTGTGCTCGACGAGATCGAGCGTGCGGACCTCGTGCAGAACGCCGCCGCACGCGGAGAGCAGCTCCGCGCGGGGATCACCGGCCTCGGTTCGCCGCTCGTCGGCGGCATCCGCGGCGCCGGACTGCTCCTCGGCGTCGCGCTGACCCATCCCGTGGCCAAGGCCGTCGTCGCCGCAGCCCAGGAGCACGGGCTCATCGTCAACGCGGCGAACGACGACACGATCCGCCTCGCCCCGCCGCTCACGATCGGCGATGCCGAGGTAAACGAGTTCCTCGCCCTCTTCGACGCGTCGCTCGCGACCGTGCGCGATGCCCTGATCCTCGACGAGACGCCCGACGCTACACCCGACACACCTGCGGAGGTACCCGCGTGA
- the argF gene encoding ornithine carbamoyltransferase: MTRHLLRDDDLTPAEQAEILDLAIELKRDRWAQKPLAGPQTVAVIFDKSSTRTRVSFAVGIADLGGSPLIISTANSQLGGKETPSDTARVLERQVAAIVWRTYAQSGLEEMARGTRVPVVNALSDDFHPCQLLADLLTIREHKGELAGLTLSFFGDGRSNMAHSYLLAGVTAGMHVRVASPAEYAPRADVVSDAQAIAARTGGSVVLEADPVRAAEGADVVVTDTWVSMGKEEEKQARLRDLGAYKVTRELMALADPGAIFIHCLPADRGYEVEAEVIDGPQSVVWDEAENRLHAQKALLVWLLRQE; encoded by the coding sequence GTGACCCGCCATCTGCTGCGCGATGACGACCTGACCCCGGCCGAGCAGGCCGAGATCCTCGACCTCGCGATCGAGCTCAAGCGCGACCGCTGGGCGCAGAAGCCCCTCGCCGGGCCCCAGACGGTCGCGGTGATCTTCGACAAGTCATCCACCCGCACGCGGGTCTCGTTCGCGGTGGGCATCGCCGATCTCGGCGGCTCGCCGCTGATCATCTCCACCGCGAACAGCCAGCTCGGCGGCAAGGAGACCCCGTCCGACACGGCCCGCGTGCTCGAGCGGCAGGTGGCCGCGATCGTGTGGCGCACCTACGCGCAGTCGGGGCTCGAGGAGATGGCGCGGGGCACGCGGGTGCCGGTGGTCAACGCCCTCAGCGACGACTTCCACCCGTGCCAGCTGCTCGCCGATCTGCTCACGATCCGCGAGCACAAGGGCGAGCTCGCCGGGCTCACGCTGTCGTTCTTCGGCGACGGGCGCAGCAACATGGCGCACTCGTACCTGCTGGCCGGGGTCACCGCCGGCATGCACGTGCGGGTCGCCTCCCCCGCGGAGTACGCGCCGCGAGCCGATGTCGTCTCCGACGCACAGGCGATCGCCGCCCGCACGGGCGGTTCGGTCGTGCTCGAGGCAGACCCGGTGCGCGCGGCCGAAGGGGCCGACGTCGTCGTCACCGACACGTGGGTGTCGATGGGCAAAGAGGAGGAGAAGCAGGCACGCCTGCGCGACCTCGGCGCCTACAAGGTCACGCGCGAGCTCATGGCGCTCGCCGACCCGGGCGCGATCTTCATCCACTGCCTCCCCGCCGACCGCGGGTACGAGGTCGAGGCCGAGGTCATCGACGGACCGCAGAGCGTGGTCTGGGACGAGGCCGAGAACCGTCTGCACGCGCAGAAGGCCCTCCTGGTGTGGCTGCTGCGACAGGAATGA
- a CDS encoding heparan-alpha-glucosaminide N-acetyltransferase domain-containing protein: MAAATGMTSWVRSRWARLDGPGRLAGLDLARGLAVVGMLAAHLLSIEPWDSARPETWVDIVNGRSSILFATLAGVSIALVTGGRTPLRGGARARASGRLAVRAGVLWVLGLLLAATGVPVYVILPAYAILFLLSLPFLGLRAPALIGIAVVVAVVMPFVQAWLDALPFWETPLGESVAVTVGWAYPFPTWIAFLLVGMALGRIDLRSLSVQGAMLAAGAGVATVVSALAVTTGADPTFERGYLASVWTAEAHSTGLLEVVGSGAFAVAVIAGCLLLCRTPLRWVAVPLRAVGAMPLTAYSAQLIVWAIWAGSVLGETGALTAFRELEPFWPLTLGLVIGCTLWALFVGRGPLEAATDRAARWTVRDPERTPVAPSVG, translated from the coding sequence GTGGCTGCTGCGACAGGAATGACCTCCTGGGTGCGCTCGCGATGGGCGCGCCTCGACGGGCCCGGCCGTCTGGCCGGGCTCGACCTCGCACGCGGGCTGGCGGTCGTCGGGATGCTGGCGGCCCACCTCCTGTCGATCGAGCCGTGGGACTCGGCACGCCCCGAGACGTGGGTCGACATCGTGAACGGGCGGTCGTCGATCCTGTTCGCCACCCTCGCGGGGGTGTCGATCGCGCTGGTGACCGGCGGGCGCACACCACTGCGCGGCGGGGCCCGTGCCCGCGCGTCGGGCAGACTCGCCGTGCGGGCGGGCGTGCTGTGGGTGCTCGGCCTCCTGCTCGCGGCCACCGGCGTTCCGGTCTACGTCATCCTCCCCGCGTACGCGATCCTCTTCCTGCTGTCCCTGCCGTTCCTCGGCCTGCGGGCGCCGGCCCTGATCGGCATCGCGGTGGTCGTCGCCGTGGTGATGCCGTTCGTGCAGGCCTGGCTCGACGCCCTGCCGTTCTGGGAGACGCCCCTCGGTGAGTCGGTGGCCGTCACGGTCGGATGGGCCTATCCGTTCCCGACGTGGATCGCCTTCCTCCTCGTGGGGATGGCCCTCGGACGCATCGACCTCCGCTCGTTGTCCGTGCAGGGCGCGATGCTCGCCGCCGGGGCCGGTGTCGCCACCGTCGTCTCGGCGCTCGCCGTGACCACGGGGGCCGACCCGACGTTCGAGCGCGGCTATCTCGCGTCGGTCTGGACCGCCGAGGCGCATTCGACGGGTCTGCTCGAGGTCGTCGGGTCGGGTGCCTTCGCCGTCGCCGTGATCGCCGGGTGCCTGCTCCTGTGTCGAACGCCGTTGCGCTGGGTGGCGGTCCCGCTGCGCGCCGTCGGCGCGATGCCGCTGACCGCGTATAGCGCGCAGTTGATCGTCTGGGCGATCTGGGCGGGGTCGGTCCTGGGCGAGACCGGTGCGCTGACCGCCTTCCGCGAGCTCGAACCGTTCTGGCCGCTGACCCTCGGCCTCGTGATCGGATGCACGCTGTGGGCGCTCTTCGTCGGGCGCGGACCGCTGGAGGCGGCGACCGACCGCGCCGCGCGCTGGACGGTGCGCGACCCGGAACGGACTCCCGTGGCGCCGTCGGTAGGCTGA